A section of the Delphinus delphis chromosome 1, mDelDel1.2, whole genome shotgun sequence genome encodes:
- the LOC132430203 gene encoding metabotropic glutamate receptor 7-like, with protein MQNPGEGGRWEGAGLLESSSCKPPSASSSAARWPGNPRAHGAPSWQAPRDPPPHPRRLPFPGRPYPPRPQETLGFPGGAHPKGPGLRRARHRPLECRRHHRSRGSSMVQLGKLLRALTLMKFPCCVLEVLLCALAAAARGQEMYAPHSIRIEGDVTLGGLFPVHAKGPSGVPCGDIKRENGIHRLEAMLYALDQINSDPNLLPNVTLGARILDTCSRDTYALEQSLTFVQALIQKDTSEVRCTNGEPPVFVNPEKVVGVTGASGSSVSIMVANILRLFQVGGRSLRGRARRSSPRSLS; from the exons ATGCAAAACCCTGGGGAGGGTGGGcgctgggaagg TGCTGGGCTGTTGGAGAGCTCGAGCTGCAAGCCACCGAGCGCGAGCTCGAGCGCGGCGCGCTGGCCGGGGAACCCAAGAGCGCACGGCGCCCCAAGCTGGCAGGCGCCgcgggacccccccccccaccctcgcCGGCTGCCCTTCCCCGGGCGCCCCTACCCTCCTCGCCCGCAGGAGACCCTGGGCTTTCCCGGAGGAGCTCACCCCAAGGGGCCAGGACTCCGGCGAGCCCGCCACCGTCCCCTCGAGTGCCGCCGCCACCACCGCAGCCGCGGGAGCAGCATGGTCCAGCTGGGGAAGCTGCTCCGCGCCCTGACTTTGATGAAGTTTCCCTGCTGCGTGCTGGAGGTGCTTCTGTGCGCGCTGGCGGCGGCGGCTCGCGGCCAGGAGATGTACGCCCCGCACTCCATTCGGATCGAGGGGGACGTCACCCTCGGGGGGCTGTTTCCGGTGCACGCGAAGGGTCCCAGCGGAGTGCCCTGCGGCGACATCAAGAGGGAGAACGGGATCCACAGGCTGGAAGCGATGCTCTACGCCCTGGACCAGATCAACAGCGATCCCAACCTGCTGCCCAACGTGACGCTGGGAGCGCGGATCCTGGACACTTGTTCCAGGGACACTTATGCGCTCGAACAGTCGCTCACTTTCGTCCAGGCGCTCATCCAGAAGGACACCTCCGAAGTGCGCTGCACCAACGGCGAGCCTCCGGTTTTTGTCAATCCCGAGAAAGTAGTTGGAGTGACTGGGGCTTCGGGGAGTTCGGTCTCCATCATGGTAGCCAACATCCTGAGGCTTTTCCAGGTAGGGGGGCGCTCCCTCCGGGGCAGAGCGCGCCGTAGCTCCCCGCGCTCTTTATCCTGA